A DNA window from Hevea brasiliensis isolate MT/VB/25A 57/8 chromosome 2, ASM3005281v1, whole genome shotgun sequence contains the following coding sequences:
- the LOC110654736 gene encoding uncharacterized protein LOC110654736, whose protein sequence is MPVFVESSSTIAEQIKLRKPRNQFHHQHQQEENPISTQETDPPPHICRPSKSTISSIFLSPFSTTNTEATTKKKSTTFRGLGCTAGAARQVSVPAVIRSSAEWEGKRVKKKKNPQQQKRKKDSIRICTESNKTSLQGVGEGNNSNGNIDSNGNSGSFNSGNCMVIQDVWCGPGIGFSSDAVVGSVDCVLARRNAPGRGKIDGDNKINQRERERASCLGRRATVNPETLSFLDTDPAFVTSRPGPEVFGSRYYRHVRHPSPDGLAEMMMLQNSFMMGGRQDRFSDWRLDIDHMSYEQLLELGERIGYVSTGLKEDEISRCVRKMKLSIMNDLSSHLPMILDKKCSICQEDYEADDELGKLDCGHGFHIQCIKQWLAQKNICPVCKTEPVARG, encoded by the exons ATGCCTGTTTTTGTAGAGAGTTCATCCACTATAGCGGAGCAAATCAAGCTGAGAAAACCCAGAAACCAATTCCATCACCAACATCAACAAGAAGAGAATCCCATTTCTACACAAGAAACAGATCCACCCCCACATATCTGTCGTCCCTCCAAATccaccatctcctctatcttccTTTCCCCCTTCTCCACAACCAACACTGAGGCCACTACCAAGAAAAAGAGCACCACATTCAGAGGTTTAGGATGCACCGCTGGGGCGGCGCGGCAGGTGTCGGTGCCGGCAGTGATACGGTCATCGGcggagtgggaggggaagagggtgaaaaagaaaaagaatccgcagcagcagaaaaggaagaaggaTAGTATAAGGATTTGCACCGAGAGTAATAAGACGAGCCTGCAGGGTGTGGGTGAGGGGAATAATAGTAATGGAAACATCGATAGTAACGGAAATAGTGGGAGTTTCAATTCTGGGAATTGTATGGTTATTCAGGATGTGTGGTGTGGGCCAGGAATTGGGTTTTCTTCTGATGCTGTTGTTGGGTCTGTGGATTGTGTTTTGGCGAGGAGAAATGCGCCTGGGAGAGGGAAGATTGATGGGGACAACAAAATCAATCAAAGGGAAAGAGAG CGTGCTTCCTGTTTAGGGAGGCGGGCGACGGTGAATCCTGAAACTCTTTCTTTTTTGGATACGGACCCTGCTTTTGTAACATCTCGCCCTGGACCTGAAGTCTTTGGAAGTAGATATTATCGTCATGTTCGACATCCTTCCCCTGATGGTTTAGCTGAG ATGATGATGCTCCAAAATAGTTTCATGATGGGAGGAAGACAGGATCGGTTTAGCGACTGGAGGCTTGACATTGATCACATGTCATATGAG CAACTGCTGGAGTTAGGTGAGAGAATTGGTTATGTGAGTACTGGACTGAAAGAAGACGAGATCAGCCGCTGTGTCAGGAAAATGAAGCTCTCAATTATGAACGACCTTTCATCACATTTGCCCATGATTCTGGACAAAAAGTGCAGCATTTGTCAG GAGGATTATGAAGCAGATGATGAGCTGGGGAAGCTGGATTGTGGACATGGCTTTCATATACAATGTATAAAGCAATGGCTTGCACAGAAAAATATTTGCCCAGTCTGTAAGACTGAACCAGTGGCTCGAGGATAG
- the LOC110654735 gene encoding uncharacterized protein LOC110654735 produces the protein MVVMRIGMALSLPVPSSPICSLRNFAPSKTWSSAPPATLRAVKMKPETCTADELHYVPVSSSDWKLALWRYLPSPRAQRRNHPLLLLSGVGTNAIGYDLSPESSFARFMSGQGFDTWILEVRGAGLSALDVDDYDDDSEISLLEGERTDTDYRSNKSTSKLSEKFIHLFERLSGVLDDGKNSAIAIQIKDFTRKIVGFIEDGHQSAKAQFYDFQERISTSLEDFLKQLHLIVKYDWDFDHYLEEDLPAAMEYIRIQCGPNDGKLLAVGHSMGGILLYAMLSQCSFEGRDSGLTSVATLASSLDYTPSKSSLKLLLPVANPAKTLNVPVIPIGVLAAAAHPFASRPPYILSWLNSQISAPGMMHPQLFEKLVMNNFCTVPSKLLLQLTTAFQEGGLRNRNGSFFYKDRLGKSKVPVLAIAGDKDLICPPEAVYETVKVIPEHLVTYKVFGDPWGPHYAHYDLVGSCLAANQVYPCIIDFLNRHDI, from the exons ATGGTAGTTATGAGAATAGGCATGGCATTGTCTCTTCCGGTTCCGAGCTCCCCAATTTGCTCCCTAAGAAACTTCGCTCCCTCCAAGACGTGGTCTTCTGCTCCCCCGGCGACTCTAAGGGCTGTGAAGATGAAGCCTGAGACCTGTACGGCCGATGAGCTGCACTATGTCCCTGTTTCCTCTTCCGATTGGAAACTCGCTCTCTGGCGTTACCTGCCTTCTCCTAGG GCGCAGCGTAGGAATCATCCTCTTTTGCTTTTGTCAGGGGTTGGAACAAACGCTATTGGATATGATCTCTCTCCTGAG TCTTCGTTCGCACGCTTCATGTCTGGCCAAGGGTTTGATACGTGGATTCTGGAAGTTCGAGGAGCTGGATTGAGTGCATTGGACGTGGACGACTATGACGACG ATTCTGAGATTTCTTTATTAGAAGGTGAAAGAACAGATACAGACTATAGATCTAATAAATCGACTTCCAAGTTGTCGGAGAAATTTATCCATTTATTTGAAAGACTCTCAGGCGTTCTTGACGAtg GGAAAAACTCTGCTATTGCAATCCAAATTAAGGATTTTACTAGAAAGATTGTCGGTTTTATTGAAGATGGCCATCAATCTGCCAAAGCACAGTTTTATGACTTCCAAGAGCGCATTTCTACTTCACTTGAGGATTTTCTCAAACAGCTTCACTTGATTGTGAAGTATGATTGGGACTTTGATCATTACCTGGAAGAGGATTTGCCTGCTGCG ATGGAGTACATAAGGATCCAATGTGGACCAAATGATGGCAAATTGCTTGCAGTTGGGCACTCCATGGggggcattcttctatatgctaTGCTCTCACAATGCT CTTTTGAAGGAAGGGATTCAGGGTTGACATCAGTTGCCACTTTGGCTTCATCACTTGACTACACACCTTCAAAATCATCTCTCAAATTGCTCTTACCAGTGGCAA ACCCTGCAAAGACACTAAATGTTCCTGTTATTCCAATTGGAGTATTGGCAGCAGCTGCTCATCCTTTTGCATCTCGTCCTCCTTACATCTTGTCTTGgttaaattctcaaatttctgCTCCAGGCATGATGCATCCACAATTGTTTGAAAAGCTCGTTATGAACAACTTCT GCACGGTACCTTCTAAACTTCTCTTGCAGCTGACAACAGCATTTCAGGAGGGTGGATTAAGAAACCGGAATGGATCTTTCTTTTATAAGGATCGCCTAGGCAAAAGCAAAGTTCCTGTGTTGGCAATTGCTGGTGATAAAGATCTCATCTGTCCACCAGAAGCTGTATATG AAACCGTAAAGGTCATCCCTGAGCATCTTGTTACTTACAAAGTTTTCGGGGATCCCTGGGGTCCACATTATGCTCACTATGATCTAGTGGGAAGTTGTCTG GCTGCAAATCAGGTGTATCCATGCATAATCGACTTCCTCAATCGTCATGACATATGA